AAGATTAGAAGAAGCAATAGTTACGCGAGTAATAGATGGAGATACCGCTGAAATTGAAATAGAAGGGAATTTTTATAAAGTAAGATTTATCGGAATAAATACTCCAGAAAGTACTACAAGAATCGAACCATACGGAAAAGAAGCTTCGGATTTTACCAAACAATACCTGAGTGGTAAAACTGTTTTTCTTGAAAAAGATATTTCTGAAACAGATCGATATGGAAGACTACTAAGATATATTTGGTTAGAACAGCCAAAAGAAATTACTGACGAAGAAATTAGAACAAAAATGTTTAATGCGATTCTTGTCCTAAATGGCTATGCAAATGCAGCGACATATCCACCCGATGTCAAATATCAAGAATATTTCATCAAGTATGAACAAGAAGCTCGTGAGAAAAACTTGGGGCTCTGGAGCTTACAAAAAAATATCACACAAGACTCAACTTCTTTAAGCAACTTAACTGAAGCTGCTACAATCACAGATTCTTCAACAGTTACTCAAAAACTATATGTTGATGAACAAGGTAAAGGTTTAATAAAAGGAAATATAAACTCAAAAGGAGAAAAAATATACCATCTTCCCGGTGGAATATATTATAATCAAACTATTCCAGAAGTATGGTTTAAAACGGAAGAAGAAGCTCAAGCTGCAGGATTTAGAAGATCATTAAGATGATTTTTGGAGATATAGCCTATATATACTGTACAGTAACTTTAATCCTCATACCTTTTTTCAAGTGAATTCATGATATAATAAAAAAAGTAGTAAAAAGTTATATATATTTTAGCGAAAGACTTTTGAAAAATAAGCTTTTGAATTTAAAGTGGGTCCAGGGCACAGCCCTCTTCCCTCTTTCGGTACAAGTACCGAAAAGAATTCTGAAATTTCTAAAGCGGGTATAAAAAACAATAGGACTTTAGAATTAAAGATTTTTGAAAAATAAGCTTTTGAATTTAAAGTGGGTCCAGGGCGGAGCCCTCTTCCCATTCCTTGGTTACTTGTAACGAAAAGAATTCTGAAATTTCTAAAGTGAGTATATAAATTTTTAGGAGGTTAAATGTGTACGAAGAAATTAAAGACATTCCAACTATAATCATAAATGGTATGAATAAAGAGCAAATACTTAGCATCATGAAAACAATTAAAAACATGGATAATTTACCAAAAAACATTATATTTGCTTCAGTAACCCCTATAAGTTCGCAATGGAAAGTGGAAGATCTCATAAAAGAATTAAAACAAGAAGATATCGAAATGAAAAAAGTAACAGAAAACCTTAGAAAAGGTTTTTACGACAATATGAAAAAAGAAGAAGAGTAAATAATGTCTAAAAAATATTATGTAGAGAACGATTCAAAAAGTGAACCTAACTTAGTTCTCTAGTTACTTACATTGATGGTAGTTACGGCACAGAGAAAAATATTTATGGTTGTGGAATAGTAATAATTGAAAATGGAAAAGAAAAGATATTTTATTTTGTAGGAAACAACAAATCGCATACTTTAAGTAGAAACGTGGCAGGTGAAATTAGTGCTGTAATATATGCCACGGAATATACTAAAGAAAATGGATATAAAAAACTTACAATAAATCATGATTATATAAGATAAGATTTAGAAAAATGGTGTACAGGTACCTGGAAAACAAATAAGATTATTATAAAGGCTTACAAAAATTGATACGACTATATAATAAAATTTTTAGTTGTAAATTTTAATTGGATAAGAGGTCATTCTGGAGATAAGTACAATACTTTAGCTAAAAAAGCCTTAAAAGACCAAAATTTTATTGACTTTATTACTAAATATATAAAATAAAAAATGAAAAGAGATTTCAGAAACTTAATTTTTTAATACGTATTTGATTAAATTCTTATTCTTTTACAGCTCCACTTGTCAATCCTGATATGAGATATCGTTGAAATAATATTACGAATATTGCGGGAGGGATCATAGCTATTATGCCAGAAGTCGCTAACATAGGATTATCAATTAAAAACCGCCCCATAAATTGAGAAATAGCTATAGGGAGAGTTTTTGCTCTAAGGGTAGTAGTGAGAATCAGCGCAATTTGAAATTCATTCCACGCCGCTAAAAAAACAAAAATACTGCTACTAAAAATTGCGGGCTTTGACAAAGGTAAAACAATTCTCCACAAAACTTCGAAATATCCACAGCCATCTATTATAGCAGCTTCTTCAATTGAAACAGGAAGATTTCTAAAATATGAGCTTAAAATCCAAATGGAAAATGGTAAATTCAAAGCGACATATATTATTATTAAAGCAAATTTATTATCAAGCAAGCCTAACATGTTAAAAAGAAAATATAGAGGAATAACAAGAACTATAGGGGGCATCATTTGTGTGAGAACTACTGCATAACTAATAACTTTTCTAAAAGGTACTTTCAGCCTTTCAATCGAATAAGCAGCAAAAGAACCAAAAATTAATACAATGATAGTTGTAATTAACGCAATGAATAAACTATTTAACAGAGATATTCTAAATTCATAGGCTGCACTATAGACTCCTTGAGCAGGAGAAAAAATATCTAAATAATTATTAAAATTAATACGAGGAGGGAACCAATATTTGGTTGTTAAGGTTAAGTCTGATGTGTATGATAAGCTTGTAACTAAAGTCCAATAAATAGGAATAAAAGAGAATAAAACGATAATAATAATTAACAATGTTATTAAAAATTTATTTAAATATTTTTTCATCATTTCTATTTCTCCTTTATAATAAAGTTTCTTCTTTAAAAATTCGTTGATAGATAAAAACTATAACTGCTACAATACCTAAAAGAATATACGACATTGCACTTGCTCTACCAAATTTAAATGCTTCAAAAGCAGTATGGTATATTTCATAAGCAACTACTTTAGTGCTTCCAGCCGGGCCTCCCCCTGTCATAGCATAAACCATATCAAAAATCTTGAAAGTCATTATTGTTTTCATAACCAATAATAAACTTGTGTAGGGCCTCAAAAGAGGAATTGTAATATATCTTAAAAGCTTAATAGAAGTTGATCCATCAATTCTAGCAGCCTCATAATATTCTAAAGGAATAGATTGTAGCCCTCCAAGATAAATTATAACCGCAAAAGCTGTTCCTTGCCATATATTTGCAATAATTAAAGCAATCAAAGCTAAATTCGGACTTACAAGCCAATAAATAGGTTCTTTGATAATTCCAAGATTCATTAAAGTCGCGTTAAGGAACCCGTAATCCGGATTATATATGAGTTTCCACATAAGCCCGTGTACTATAGGGGGTAAAATATAGGGGAACATAACTATTCCTATGATTAAACTACGTATAGGTAATTTCCTATTCAAAGTTAGGGCAAAGATTAATCCTAAAGGTATTCCAATGGCAACATCTGCTATGACAAAATAAATAGTATTTAAAAAAGCCTTCCACCACGTTTGATCTTTAATAACATCAATATAATTATAAAAGCCCACAAAATCCAACTTCATGGTTCTACCCAAAGAAACATTAAAAAAACTAAGATAAAAAGAATACGCTAATGGAAAAATTAGCACGCAAAACATTACAACTAAAGCAGGAGTAATTAAAAAATATCCTAACACTTTTCTTTTTTTATTCATTTTTAACCCTCCGCATCAGGAAAAAATGCTCCTTTTAGAAAATTCGAAATCCTTATTATTATATATATGTTTTAGATTTAAATTTTTACAAAATATCTTCTCAATTCTAATCTTCACTAATTCTTAATTTCTTTAACCTTTTCGATACTTGTAGCTAAGAAGAGGGAAATGGCTCCACTATTCCCCTTCTCAAGAAGGGTGGTTGCGACACTCTTTGTCGCAACCACGGTGTGGCTGCGGACGGAATAGTTTAATCATTTTAAATTCAAATGCTTATTTTTAAAAAATATTCATTTCTAAAGTCCCTAAGGAAGAGGTATTAAATTTATTAAATTAAGTAGGTGACCTACCTACCACCTACTTAAATACTATTAAATACGGAGCTCCTTTTATTTTGACCTTTTTTCCCAATCTTCTCTCACTTTTATCGCTGCTTTAGCTGCGTTATCAAGAGCTTGTTTTGGAGTCAATTTAAGAGTCAATGCTTTGTGTAATTCTTCTGCAAGGAGAGGTGAAAATTCAAGATACCAAGGTACACGAGGCCTATTTACTACATATATACCTTGTTCTAACATTTCTTCCGCACCTCGAACCTTTTGCTTAAATTCTGAATTTTCCCATGCTGATTGCCATCCAGGAACTAACCCCGCATAAAGAGCAGCGTCCAAAGCACCTTCAGGACCAGCTAAAAATTCTATATATTGCCATGCTTCTTTTGGATATTTTGTTCCATAGGAAATAGCAAGCCCCATTGGCCCAGAAACTGTATAAGGATGATCTCCATCAACAGAAGGCATCAGTCCAATCTCACATTGCCCTACAACTTTTGATAATGCAGGATTATCTAAATCGACTAATGGTAATCCCCACATCATAGCATATGCAATAGTGCCATTAAACATATTTTGATAAACCTCTAGTTCCGTCCAAGATAAAGAAGAAGGGTTAATTATCTTGTATTTATATATCATATCTACCATAAATTGAAGTGCCTGAACACCTTTCTCATTATTGAAAACAGGATTCAAATTTTCATCAAAAAACTCTCCTCCAAACGAAGCCAATATGGCAACAAAGTCACACACCAGACTTTCTTTTTGAGCCCAACTTCCTGCAGTAGCATATTTTACAATACCTGCATTTTGAAGATCTTGTGATAATTTTACGACTTCGTCCCATGTAACGGGCATTACATCATAACCTGCTTTTTTGATTATTTCTTTATTATACACGAATGATTTCCACTCGGATACCCAAGGTAATCCATACCAATGCCCTTCATATGCTACTCCATCTAATGCAAAAGGTAATGCATCCTTTTTCATATTTTCCGTAATCCATTGATCTACCGGCAAAACCCATTCGTTTTCTGCATACATTGGAACATCTACACAATCAATGGTAAAAATATCATATTGAGTCCCACCAGCTAAAAAAGAAGCTATTAATTTTGGTACAGCGTCTCTACCATATGGAACAACGGTTAAATTTACTCTAATGCCTGTTTTATCATAAAATTCCTGATTCCTTTGAATCAAATACTCTAAATTTTCTGGACCTACTATAAAGTTTAATTCCGCTTGAGAAAATGAAGCTATCCCTAAGATGGCAACAAGAATAATTAAAAAAGTTTTTTTCATAATACCCCTCCTCTTTTAATCGCCTTTCGGCGTGATGATTAGAAATTTTTTTATTTTTTTATGCAAACTTAGTTATTCTTTTCAAAAATAACTCGGTACCTAAAATAACCGCTCCTTCAACTATAGCTCTTTCTTCATTTGTAGAAATTTCTATTTCTACATCGTTAATTCCACTACATTCTGAATACTTTTTTTTATATACTTCAACTACTTCTTCAAATATATCGTTAAAAGGGCTGTTTAAGACGATTTTTTGAGGATGAAAAATGAACTTTAAGCTATCTAAAATATATATCCATTCTTCAACTAAATCTTTGTGCTTCAAATTTCGAAGATGGTCTTCTAAAATATTTCGATAAAAAGTAACTTGTCCTAACTCTCCAGCCATTCCTTCCCCTACATACAGTTCACCATTTATAACTAACCCCATTCCAATACCGTGACCCCAATAAACACATATTATATTTTTTCTTCCTTTTTCTAAAAATTTTTCTCTTATCGCAAGTAAATTGGCATCATTTTCAAATTTTATGATACTATTAGGGAAATAAGAAGAAATCAAGTTAACTATTCCATCACTATATTCACATTTCCAGTTAGTAATTGAACTTGAAATTACTTCTTCATCAAATATATAACCAGGAAAACCTATAATTGTTGCAACAATCTCCATATCGGATATTTTAATCATTTGATCACGAAAAAAATTTATCAACACTTCAAAATTAGAAGTATCTATTTCGTATTTTACGAAATCAAAAACAGTTTGATTTAATCCGAAAATCCCAAATTTAATAAAATTTTTATCAATTTGAATACCTAATATTTTATAAAAATCACTAAACTCAATAATA
This DNA window, taken from Petrotoga sp. 9PWA.NaAc.5.4, encodes the following:
- a CDS encoding carbohydrate ABC transporter permease; translation: MMKKYLNKFLITLLIIIIVLFSFIPIYWTLVTSLSYTSDLTLTTKYWFPPRINFNNYLDIFSPAQGVYSAAYEFRISLLNSLFIALITTIIVLIFGSFAAYSIERLKVPFRKVISYAVVLTQMMPPIVLVIPLYFLFNMLGLLDNKFALIIIYVALNLPFSIWILSSYFRNLPVSIEEAAIIDGCGYFEVLWRIVLPLSKPAIFSSSIFVFLAAWNEFQIALILTTTLRAKTLPIAISQFMGRFLIDNPMLATSGIIAMIPPAIFVILFQRYLISGLTSGAVKE
- a CDS encoding thermonuclease family protein encodes the protein MKKVYFILIFSLLSLLTIGQTFNDIINTQDNLERLQAYDNLVDELIKIRNEESDLKRLELYDKFFQEKLVISTIRLEEAIVTRVIDGDTAEIEIEGNFYKVRFIGINTPESTTRIEPYGKEASDFTKQYLSGKTVFLEKDISETDRYGRLLRYIWLEQPKEITDEEIRTKMFNAILVLNGYANAATYPPDVKYQEYFIKYEQEAREKNLGLWSLQKNITQDSTSLSNLTEAATITDSSTVTQKLYVDEQGKGLIKGNINSKGEKIYHLPGGIYYNQTIPEVWFKTEEEAQAAGFRRSLR
- a CDS encoding carbohydrate ABC transporter permease yields the protein MNKKRKVLGYFLITPALVVMFCVLIFPLAYSFYLSFFNVSLGRTMKLDFVGFYNYIDVIKDQTWWKAFLNTIYFVIADVAIGIPLGLIFALTLNRKLPIRSLIIGIVMFPYILPPIVHGLMWKLIYNPDYGFLNATLMNLGIIKEPIYWLVSPNLALIALIIANIWQGTAFAVIIYLGGLQSIPLEYYEAARIDGSTSIKLLRYITIPLLRPYTSLLLVMKTIMTFKIFDMVYAMTGGGPAGSTKVVAYEIYHTAFEAFKFGRASAMSYILLGIVAVIVFIYQRIFKEETLL
- a CDS encoding ROK family protein translates to MINQIQRSFNIKNKNQFEILKYIFENKKALRTEISKDLGLSGPTISRSLSSYIDKKVLRITGKKKSKTGRRSDIIEFSDFYKILGIQIDKNFIKFGIFGLNQTVFDFVKYEIDTSNFEVLINFFRDQMIKISDMEIVATIIGFPGYIFDEEVISSSITNWKCEYSDGIVNLISSYFPNSIIKFENDANLLAIREKFLEKGRKNIICVYWGHGIGMGLVINGELYVGEGMAGELGQVTFYRNILEDHLRNLKHKDLVEEWIYILDSLKFIFHPQKIVLNSPFNDIFEEVVEVYKKKYSECSGINDVEIEISTNEERAIVEGAVILGTELFLKRITKFA
- a CDS encoding sugar ABC transporter substrate-binding protein produces the protein MKKTFLIILVAILGIASFSQAELNFIVGPENLEYLIQRNQEFYDKTGIRVNLTVVPYGRDAVPKLIASFLAGGTQYDIFTIDCVDVPMYAENEWVLPVDQWITENMKKDALPFALDGVAYEGHWYGLPWVSEWKSFVYNKEIIKKAGYDVMPVTWDEVVKLSQDLQNAGIVKYATAGSWAQKESLVCDFVAILASFGGEFFDENLNPVFNNEKGVQALQFMVDMIYKYKIINPSSLSWTELEVYQNMFNGTIAYAMMWGLPLVDLDNPALSKVVGQCEIGLMPSVDGDHPYTVSGPMGLAISYGTKYPKEAWQYIEFLAGPEGALDAALYAGLVPGWQSAWENSEFKQKVRGAEEMLEQGIYVVNRPRVPWYLEFSPLLAEELHKALTLKLTPKQALDNAAKAAIKVREDWEKRSK
- a CDS encoding DUF3783 domain-containing protein yields the protein MYEEIKDIPTIIINGMNKEQILSIMKTIKNMDNLPKNIIFASVTPISSQWKVEDLIKELKQEDIEMKKVTENLRKGFYDNMKKEEE